The following proteins are encoded in a genomic region of Pirellulales bacterium:
- a CDS encoding HAD family phosphatase: MSDSKGLSAVVFDLDGLMFNTEALYQHVGTELLRRRGKQFEAELLDRMMGRQSAVALQIMIDWHGLPDTVPILAEESERIFSEILDHELQCMPGLEALLDALESIRMPKAIATGSARRFVQNVLGRFNFAPRFDFILTSEDVVEGKPAPEIYQTAAERFGLEPRQVMVLEDSENGCRAAVAAGTFAVAVPAGHSWTHDFTGARFVAGSLADPRVYAALELPAPPE; this comes from the coding sequence ATGTCTGATTCAAAAGGTTTGTCGGCCGTCGTGTTTGATCTCGATGGGCTGATGTTCAATACGGAAGCTCTGTATCAACATGTCGGCACGGAATTGTTGCGCCGGCGCGGCAAGCAATTTGAGGCCGAATTGCTGGACCGGATGATGGGGCGGCAGAGCGCCGTTGCCCTGCAAATCATGATCGATTGGCACGGTCTACCGGACACAGTGCCAATTCTTGCCGAAGAGAGCGAGCGGATTTTCTCGGAAATCCTGGATCACGAGTTGCAGTGCATGCCGGGCCTGGAGGCATTGCTCGATGCGCTCGAGTCGATCAGGATGCCGAAGGCGATCGCCACGGGCAGCGCGCGGCGGTTTGTGCAAAACGTGCTGGGGCGATTCAATTTCGCGCCGCGATTCGACTTCATCCTCACGAGCGAGGATGTCGTGGAAGGGAAGCCCGCGCCGGAGATTTATCAAACGGCGGCGGAGCGGTTTGGCCTCGAGCCACGGCAAGTGATGGTGCTTGAAGACAGCGAAAACGGCTGCCGTGCCGCGGTCGCCGCCGGCACATTTGCTGTCGCAGTACCCGCCGGTCACAGTTGGACTCATGACTTTACCGGCGCCCGTTTTGTGGCCGGCAGTCTGGCCGATCCGCGGGTTTATGCCGCACTCGAGCTGCCGGCGCCGCCCGAATGA
- a CDS encoding GNAT family N-acetyltransferase, whose amino-acid sequence MADPRLIQLDSVSALRAAAAGWDDLWLRSDVALPIARAELIAQWIEHCAPTAPVRAIAVEQNGQLVAALPLIGGRIKRVLPVARLPMNNCFWAGDLLLDPSPAGDEALRVLMGRIAHFGWPLLWFDAIPIEMPRWRRFIAAAKEYGFAVNMRDGFRVGQVEIDHNWGACQRHWSKNHRRQLGRIEKRADQMGGADLAVFRDIAPERVEALLRRGFEVEDRNWKGAAGTSVLRSPGSFGFYLRQARQIAERGELQLTFLEHRGQPIAFEYGWKAKGCYFSPKVGYDEAFARLSPGQMLRRRLFERFSSESDCHLVDFVGPLSDATSQWATTTYPVGRLVLNSGSRAGNLLDLAYRAGLPLLRRIRGLRQY is encoded by the coding sequence ATGGCCGATCCACGTCTGATTCAGCTTGATTCAGTTTCCGCCCTCCGCGCCGCCGCAGCGGGATGGGACGATCTCTGGCTGCGCAGCGACGTGGCGCTTCCGATCGCGCGGGCCGAATTGATCGCTCAGTGGATCGAACATTGTGCGCCGACGGCCCCAGTCCGCGCTATTGCCGTCGAACAAAACGGCCAACTTGTCGCGGCGCTGCCATTGATTGGCGGGCGTATAAAAAGGGTACTGCCCGTCGCGCGCCTCCCGATGAATAATTGCTTTTGGGCGGGGGATCTTTTGCTCGATCCATCGCCCGCTGGGGACGAGGCGCTGAGAGTGCTCATGGGCCGAATCGCGCACTTCGGCTGGCCATTGCTCTGGTTCGACGCCATCCCCATTGAAATGCCACGCTGGCGGCGGTTCATCGCGGCGGCGAAAGAGTACGGATTTGCGGTGAATATGCGCGACGGCTTCCGCGTCGGACAGGTTGAGATTGACCACAATTGGGGTGCGTGCCAACGTCATTGGTCGAAAAACCACCGTCGGCAGTTGGGGCGAATCGAAAAACGTGCCGACCAAATGGGAGGCGCCGATCTGGCCGTGTTTCGTGACATCGCTCCGGAGCGCGTCGAGGCGCTGCTTCGTCGTGGATTTGAAGTCGAGGACCGGAACTGGAAGGGTGCGGCGGGCACGTCCGTGCTTCGGTCGCCGGGATCGTTCGGATTCTATCTGCGGCAGGCACGGCAAATCGCCGAACGCGGCGAATTGCAACTTACGTTTCTCGAACACCGAGGCCAACCGATTGCCTTCGAATACGGCTGGAAGGCAAAGGGCTGCTATTTCTCCCCTAAAGTCGGCTACGACGAAGCGTTCGCGCGATTAAGCCCCGGACAGATGTTGCGTCGGCGGCTCTTCGAACGGTTCAGCTCGGAGTCCGACTGTCACCTCGTCGATTTCGTCGGACCACTCTCCGACGCGACATCGCAATGGGCAACCACGACCTATCCGGTGGGGCGATTAGTCCTTAACTCTGGAAGTCGGGCCGGAAACCTGCTCGACCTTGCATACCGCGCAGGATTGCCGTTGCTGCGCCGAATTCGCGGTCTGCGGCAATACTGA
- a CDS encoding DUF1592 domain-containing protein — protein MLPICRQLALSRWGAAALSAVGATLAVGLLTRSASSVESTSSAVGRDAFSQKIVPFVAKYCGDCHAGSKPEGNLDLTKFKDAAAVAGNRKIWRKVLGKLTAHEMPPADQEQPPAAETESVTHWVDAELARPVPFDAQDPGRVTIHRLNRAEYNNTIRDLVGVDFQPADDFPADDVGYGFDNIGDVLSLSPLLLEKYLAAAERIMDQAIVVPRANVVPPSTAFDVMKLDATVPAEPNFRGTGRRMYKNGEFRHTWKPPFDADYRLRLRATGQQAGSDPPHVVVKVDGKEVKSFDLKLDRNAPPYECKTHLTAGEHVLAVAFTNEFSDPKASDPRKQNSSLMLLKFEADGPLGALPFEALPESHRRIFISAPKSAGATPEEKVDFARQIIRRFADRAFRRPATESEIARLVRLWSMADKDGEPFERGIQLALEAVLVSPHFLFRVETDPQPDGPGAKHEISDYELATRLSYFLWSSMPDDELFALCSKGSLRKGGNLEDQIRRMLKDFKSHALVDNFAGQWLQTRRLPTITPDKSVFPDFDESLRSAMKKETELFVSHVISDDRSALEFLDADYTWANERLAKLYGIPDVHGDEFRRVSLEGTHRGGLLTQASVLLITSNPGRTSPVKRGKWVLETLLAAPPPNPPPNVPALPDDKKAPLTGTLRQRLEQHRADPICASCHKTMDPLGFGLENFDAVGGWRTKDGGLPIDSSGVLPGGKAFQGVEGLKEILKAKRDQFARCLAEKMLTYALGRGLEDFDDAAVDQIAHAAGQNDCRFSSFVIEIAHSAPFQMRRGATSGK, from the coding sequence ATGCTACCCATCTGCCGACAGCTTGCGCTTTCGCGCTGGGGCGCTGCCGCGCTCTCGGCGGTCGGCGCGACATTGGCGGTCGGTCTGCTGACGCGATCTGCATCATCGGTTGAGTCGACGAGCAGTGCCGTCGGCCGCGACGCGTTTTCGCAGAAGATCGTTCCGTTTGTCGCCAAATACTGTGGCGATTGCCACGCCGGTTCCAAGCCAGAGGGAAACCTCGATTTGACGAAATTCAAGGACGCCGCGGCCGTAGCCGGCAACCGCAAGATTTGGCGAAAAGTGCTAGGCAAATTAACCGCGCACGAAATGCCTCCAGCCGATCAGGAGCAGCCCCCCGCGGCCGAGACCGAATCGGTCACGCACTGGGTCGACGCTGAACTTGCCCGACCGGTCCCCTTCGACGCGCAAGATCCGGGTCGGGTTACCATCCACCGGCTGAATCGGGCCGAATACAACAACACGATCCGCGATCTGGTCGGAGTGGATTTCCAGCCGGCCGACGATTTTCCAGCCGACGACGTGGGATATGGATTCGACAATATCGGCGATGTGTTGTCGCTATCGCCGCTATTGCTCGAAAAATACCTGGCCGCCGCCGAACGGATCATGGACCAGGCGATCGTCGTTCCGCGGGCCAATGTCGTCCCGCCGTCGACTGCGTTCGACGTAATGAAACTCGATGCGACCGTGCCGGCCGAACCGAACTTCCGCGGCACCGGCCGGCGGATGTACAAGAATGGCGAGTTTCGCCACACCTGGAAGCCGCCATTCGATGCCGACTATCGCTTGCGCCTGCGTGCCACGGGTCAACAAGCCGGCTCTGATCCGCCCCATGTCGTCGTCAAGGTAGACGGCAAGGAAGTCAAAAGCTTTGACTTGAAGTTGGATCGCAATGCGCCGCCGTATGAATGCAAAACCCACCTCACGGCCGGGGAGCATGTTCTGGCCGTCGCCTTTACGAACGAATTCTCCGATCCCAAGGCGTCCGATCCACGCAAGCAAAACAGCTCGCTCATGCTGTTAAAATTTGAGGCCGATGGCCCGCTTGGAGCGCTGCCGTTCGAGGCGCTTCCCGAGTCGCACCGACGGATTTTCATCTCCGCGCCGAAGTCAGCGGGAGCGACGCCCGAGGAAAAGGTCGATTTCGCTCGCCAGATCATTCGCCGATTTGCCGATCGCGCGTTCCGCCGACCGGCCACAGAGTCCGAGATCGCGCGGCTGGTCAGGCTCTGGTCGATGGCCGACAAGGATGGCGAGCCATTCGAGCGCGGCATCCAATTGGCGCTGGAAGCGGTGCTGGTTTCTCCCCATTTTCTCTTTCGCGTGGAAACCGATCCGCAACCCGATGGCCCCGGGGCGAAGCACGAAATCAGCGACTACGAGCTGGCGACGCGGCTCTCGTATTTCCTTTGGAGCAGCATGCCCGACGACGAGTTGTTCGCGCTTTGCTCGAAAGGATCGTTGCGCAAGGGCGGGAATCTCGAAGACCAGATCCGCCGCATGCTCAAAGATTTCAAGTCTCACGCGCTCGTCGATAATTTCGCCGGCCAGTGGCTGCAAACCCGACGACTCCCCACGATCACTCCCGATAAATCGGTGTTTCCAGACTTCGACGAATCGTTGCGGTCTGCGATGAAGAAGGAGACCGAGTTGTTCGTCTCGCACGTCATTTCCGACGATCGCAGCGCTCTGGAGTTCCTCGACGCGGATTACACCTGGGCCAACGAACGGCTGGCGAAACTGTACGGCATACCAGATGTGCATGGTGACGAATTCCGGCGCGTGTCGCTCGAGGGCACGCATCGGGGCGGATTGTTGACGCAGGCCAGCGTGTTGCTAATCACGTCGAACCCGGGCCGAACCAGTCCGGTAAAGCGTGGCAAATGGGTTCTTGAAACATTGCTCGCCGCGCCGCCGCCCAATCCACCGCCGAACGTGCCGGCTTTGCCCGACGACAAAAAGGCGCCGCTCACCGGCACCTTACGACAGCGGCTCGAGCAGCACCGGGCCGATCCGATCTGCGCCTCGTGCCATAAGACGATGGATCCATTGGGTTTCGGGCTAGAGAATTTCGACGCCGTCGGCGGCTGGCGGACGAAGGACGGGGGTCTGCCGATCGACTCTTCAGGCGTTTTACCGGGTGGCAAGGCTTTCCAAGGCGTGGAAGGTCTAAAAGAGATTCTCAAGGCAAAACGGGACCAATTCGCTCGGTGTTTGGCTGAAAAGATGTTAACCTATGCACTGGGCCGCGGCTTGGAGGATTTCGACGACGCTGCCGTGGACCAAATCGCTCACGCCGCCGGTCAAAATGATTGCAGATTCTCTAGCTTTGTAATCGAGATTGCCCATAGCGCGCCATTCCAAATGCGCCGCGGCGCGACGAGCGGTAAGTAA
- a CDS encoding DUF1552 domain-containing protein: MSVSIQLSRRTLLRGVGTAIALPMLDAMLPRFAAAATSTAAAKSPSRVAWVYVPNGVNMSNWTPTAVGADFELPQTLSSLKDFRQDLLVLSGLTQNGARPLGDGAGDHARALASFLTGCHPRKTGGADIKTGISADQVAAEQLGRKTRFASLELGCEAGQQAGSCDSGYSCAYSSNISWKTESTPVAKEINPKSVFERLFAGGPGNESDQARARRDRYQKSVLDFVRDDADQLERQLGHNDRRKLDEYLTCVRELEQRITRIETAPPPKPDMPRPDGIPQDYAEHIQLMFDLLALAFQTDVTRVATMVMANEGSNKSYPFIGVNDGHHEMSHHGGDKIKLEKIAKINRFHMDQFARFIGKLKGAKEGNSNVLENSMIVYGSCIGDGDRHNHDDLPVLLVGHGASTLKPGRHVRYPQDTPLNNLWLSMLDRLEVKTEKLGDSTGRLKMLEG, from the coding sequence ATGAGCGTTTCAATCCAGCTTTCGCGGCGAACTCTGTTGCGCGGCGTGGGCACCGCGATTGCTCTGCCGATGCTCGACGCGATGCTTCCGCGCTTTGCCGCCGCGGCCACATCCACGGCGGCCGCGAAGTCGCCGTCGCGGGTCGCCTGGGTCTATGTTCCCAATGGCGTCAACATGTCGAATTGGACGCCGACCGCGGTCGGCGCCGATTTCGAACTGCCGCAGACGCTCTCATCGCTCAAGGACTTTCGCCAGGATTTGCTCGTCCTCTCGGGGCTTACGCAGAACGGCGCCCGCCCGCTGGGAGACGGCGCCGGCGACCATGCCCGAGCGCTGGCCAGCTTCTTGACGGGCTGCCATCCGCGCAAGACCGGCGGTGCCGATATCAAGACGGGTATCTCGGCCGACCAGGTGGCTGCCGAACAACTCGGTCGCAAAACCCGATTTGCGTCGCTCGAACTCGGCTGCGAAGCGGGGCAGCAAGCCGGCTCCTGCGATAGCGGTTATTCCTGCGCCTATTCATCGAACATTTCCTGGAAAACGGAGTCCACTCCGGTCGCCAAGGAAATCAATCCGAAATCGGTTTTCGAGAGGCTCTTCGCGGGCGGACCGGGGAACGAATCCGATCAGGCCCGAGCGCGCCGCGATCGCTATCAAAAGAGCGTGCTCGATTTTGTGCGCGACGACGCCGATCAGCTCGAGCGCCAGCTCGGCCATAATGATCGCCGCAAACTCGACGAATATCTCACCTGTGTCCGCGAGCTGGAGCAGCGGATTACACGGATTGAAACGGCCCCGCCCCCCAAGCCGGATATGCCGAGACCCGATGGCATTCCGCAAGACTATGCCGAGCACATCCAACTGATGTTCGACCTGCTGGCGTTGGCATTTCAAACCGACGTGACGCGCGTGGCGACGATGGTCATGGCAAACGAAGGGAGCAATAAGAGCTATCCATTCATCGGGGTGAACGATGGGCATCACGAGATGTCGCACCACGGGGGTGACAAGATCAAGTTGGAAAAGATCGCCAAGATCAACCGCTTCCACATGGACCAATTCGCCCGTTTCATCGGCAAGCTCAAGGGCGCGAAGGAAGGCAATTCCAACGTGCTGGAGAATTCGATGATCGTTTACGGGAGCTGCATCGGCGACGGCGACCGCCACAACCACGACGATCTGCCGGTCCTGCTCGTCGGCCACGGCGCCAGCACGCTCAAGCCAGGCCGCCACGTTCGCTACCCGCAAGATACTCCGCTCAACAACCTCTGGCTATCGATGCTCGACCGCCTCGAAGTGAAAACAGAGAAACTTGGCGATAGCACGGGGCGGTTGAAGATGCTCGAGGGGTAA
- a CDS encoding class I SAM-dependent methyltransferase produces the protein MPLATSYDEVPYPRLAFPLTHPSHLATIGRLLGMRPTAVEECRVLELGCASGSNIVPMAYALPRTTFVGIDFSERQIADGKQFAAAIGLTNIDLLQLDIRTAAGRLRAAGPFDYIIAHGIYSWVPDPVKDALLATSGQLLAPNGIVYVSYNCYPGCQARDMLRQMCQYHGRKSSGSREYAATTREFLGFLKKSLGGGQGAYRAAVGQQVNDLLQVPDEVLLHDDLEGDNDPRFFHQFMSHAAQHGLQYLGDAYFGQMFGAGIRPAALEKIRHAGDRLAFEQYLDFLYGRSLRTTLLCHDAVPVSGEIVPNALRGLWIASEAKPVDGAGKPVEIGEGNPESNDPLTFRGDESTLSVATRLGKAALLELAKAAPKPMPFETLLERVQRRLATSSATDSDEAVRNEVPSADTGTQLTDMVIEWFVMRLVELYAYCPPVATQAVERPVASAVSRHQAAQGWWRVTNLFHRRIRLDGELASRVIRMLDGRHDRPAIIEALVEPVVAGKVETRVAGKRLNDPRRIRPILAERVEACLSDFVRHGLLVEAR, from the coding sequence GTGCCACTAGCCACAAGCTACGACGAAGTCCCCTATCCGCGGCTGGCGTTTCCGCTCACCCATCCTTCGCATCTGGCGACAATCGGCCGGCTGTTAGGAATGCGGCCGACGGCGGTTGAAGAGTGCCGCGTGCTGGAACTTGGCTGCGCGAGCGGCAGCAATATCGTGCCGATGGCCTACGCCCTGCCACGGACTACGTTCGTCGGCATTGATTTCTCCGAGCGGCAGATTGCCGACGGAAAACAGTTCGCCGCAGCGATTGGATTGACCAACATTGATCTCCTGCAGCTCGACATTCGCACGGCTGCCGGTCGGTTGCGCGCCGCAGGGCCGTTCGACTACATCATTGCTCACGGCATCTATTCCTGGGTTCCCGATCCGGTGAAGGATGCACTCTTGGCGACGTCCGGGCAACTCCTGGCGCCCAATGGAATCGTCTACGTGAGCTACAACTGCTATCCGGGTTGCCAGGCTCGCGACATGCTCCGGCAGATGTGCCAATACCACGGTCGCAAATCGTCCGGCTCAAGGGAATACGCGGCGACGACCCGAGAGTTTCTAGGATTCTTGAAGAAATCGCTCGGCGGCGGCCAAGGGGCCTATCGCGCGGCCGTGGGTCAGCAAGTCAACGACCTGCTTCAGGTGCCCGACGAAGTCCTCTTGCACGACGATCTGGAAGGGGATAACGATCCGCGGTTCTTCCATCAATTTATGAGCCACGCCGCCCAGCACGGCCTGCAATACTTGGGTGACGCGTATTTTGGGCAGATGTTCGGGGCCGGAATCCGGCCGGCCGCGCTCGAGAAGATTCGGCATGCGGGCGATCGACTCGCGTTCGAGCAATACCTCGATTTCCTTTACGGCCGATCGCTCCGCACCACGCTGCTGTGCCATGACGCGGTCCCCGTCAGCGGCGAGATCGTCCCGAATGCATTACGAGGGTTGTGGATCGCGAGCGAGGCAAAACCCGTTGATGGCGCCGGAAAACCGGTCGAGATTGGTGAAGGCAATCCCGAGTCTAACGATCCGCTGACGTTCCGTGGCGACGAATCCACGCTAAGTGTGGCCACTCGCTTGGGCAAGGCGGCATTGCTCGAATTGGCCAAAGCCGCACCGAAGCCCATGCCGTTTGAAACATTGTTGGAGCGAGTTCAGCGGCGTCTCGCAACCTCATCCGCGACAGATTCCGACGAAGCTGTTCGGAACGAAGTTCCGTCTGCCGATACCGGCACGCAATTGACGGATATGGTGATTGAATGGTTTGTCATGCGATTGGTCGAGCTATATGCCTACTGCCCGCCGGTGGCGACGCAAGCGGTCGAGCGTCCGGTGGCGAGCGCCGTCAGCCGGCATCAAGCGGCACAGGGCTGGTGGCGGGTCACGAATCTTTTTCATCGGCGAATTCGGCTCGATGGCGAATTGGCCAGCCGCGTGATCCGCATGCTCGATGGTCGTCACGATCGGCCCGCGATTATCGAAGCGCTGGTCGAACCCGTGGTCGCCGGAAAGGTTGAAACGCGCGTCGCCGGCAAGCGGCTCAACGATCCCCGCCGAATCCGGCCGATTCTCGCCGAACGGGTCGAGGCCTGCCTAAGCGATTTCGTCCGGCACGGTCTCTTGGTGGAAGCCAGATGA
- a CDS encoding methyltransferase regulatory domain-containing protein, with the protein MTTIYDQIPYPRHTYGFTHPDRLATLATLHGLEPPPVDSCRVLELGCASGSNLIPMAYALPRSEFVGIDLSARQIADGQQFITAVGVKNIRLAVTDIRSIDESLGKFDYIIAHGVHSWVPPDVQEAILLVCGHQLSEQGVALVSYNAYPGCHLRQMVRGMGQFHVRDIENPPERVAQLHALVRFLVGSLGDDYKVYREVLQDEADRLAKLSDVFILHDVLEEWNYPIYFHQFVEQAARHGLQYLAEALPLGRHRATIAPDLLDEMRRKYDLIEYEQHLDFLDGTAFRRTLICRESNRLNRNLRSAALERLLIASQASPVSAAPELHGDRPEEFAARKGQMAAAIRCDRPTAKAAMMILNDAYPRAMTLATILQASADKLSRSPAAEDEREIREVILGGFDVGAIELHCWQPNFADAISEFPEASAIARHEAAHGWDATTLWHDRLVLNNPVSRQLLSSLDGRHDRQRIVEHLVSAILADRVSSPGPVTHSASEVRAEVEKELDTALRDLARSGILIR; encoded by the coding sequence ATGACGACGATCTACGATCAAATCCCATATCCGCGCCACACCTACGGGTTCACTCATCCAGACCGTTTGGCGACGCTGGCAACGCTGCACGGTTTGGAGCCGCCACCCGTCGATAGCTGCCGCGTGCTGGAATTGGGCTGCGCGAGCGGATCAAATCTGATTCCAATGGCCTACGCTCTGCCCCGATCGGAATTCGTCGGAATTGATTTATCGGCGCGGCAAATTGCCGACGGGCAGCAATTCATCACCGCGGTTGGGGTCAAAAACATCCGGCTCGCGGTCACCGATATCCGCTCGATCGATGAAAGCCTGGGCAAATTCGACTACATCATTGCTCACGGGGTACATTCTTGGGTCCCACCCGACGTGCAGGAGGCCATTCTGCTGGTTTGCGGGCATCAGTTGAGCGAACAAGGCGTGGCGCTCGTGAGCTACAACGCCTATCCGGGCTGCCACCTGAGGCAAATGGTCCGCGGCATGGGCCAGTTTCACGTCCGCGACATCGAGAACCCACCGGAGCGCGTCGCCCAATTGCACGCGCTCGTCCGATTCCTCGTTGGTTCGCTCGGCGACGACTACAAGGTCTATCGTGAAGTTCTGCAAGACGAAGCCGACCGGCTCGCCAAGCTCAGCGACGTGTTCATTCTGCACGACGTGCTCGAGGAGTGGAACTACCCGATCTATTTTCATCAATTCGTCGAGCAGGCCGCGCGGCACGGCTTGCAGTATCTTGCCGAAGCACTGCCCCTCGGCCGGCATCGTGCCACGATTGCTCCGGACCTGCTAGATGAAATGCGGCGCAAATACGATCTGATCGAATATGAGCAGCACCTCGATTTTCTCGACGGCACCGCCTTTCGTCGAACTCTTATCTGCCGCGAATCGAATCGCCTTAACCGCAATCTGCGATCTGCTGCGCTCGAACGTCTTCTGATTGCGTCGCAAGCCAGCCCCGTTTCGGCGGCGCCCGAACTCCACGGCGATCGACCTGAGGAGTTTGCGGCTCGCAAGGGGCAAATGGCGGCGGCCATTCGCTGCGACCGTCCCACTGCCAAAGCAGCCATGATGATTTTGAACGACGCTTATCCGAGGGCGATGACGCTGGCGACGATTCTTCAAGCGTCAGCCGACAAATTGAGCCGTTCGCCGGCCGCAGAGGACGAGCGCGAGATTCGAGAGGTGATTCTTGGTGGTTTCGACGTCGGGGCGATTGAGCTACATTGCTGGCAGCCCAATTTTGCCGACGCAATCAGCGAGTTCCCCGAGGCCAGTGCGATTGCCCGCCACGAAGCCGCACACGGTTGGGACGCGACCACGCTCTGGCACGACCGGCTCGTTTTGAACAACCCCGTCTCCCGCCAGCTTTTGTCCAGTTTGGACGGCCGGCACGATCGCCAACGCATCGTCGAACATCTCGTCTCGGCGATCCTGGCCGATCGAGTATCATCCCCAGGGCCCGTCACACACTCAGCGTCGGAAGTGCGCGCAGAAGTCGAGAAAGAACTCGACACGGCGCTCCGCGATTTGGCCCGATCCGGTATATTGATTAGATGA
- a CDS encoding MoxR family ATPase — MATEIQNRVAELETNLAQVILGKPDVIRMCVVTLLAGEHLLLEDVPGVGKTLVAKALAKSVNGDFCRIQFTPDLLPSDIIGSSLFQAQSGEFVYSRGPIFANIVLADEINRTTPRTQSALLEAMSDRQVSVDGQTHPLPLPFMVIATQNPFEFEGTYPLPESQLDRFLMRISIGYPGRGDELQVLSAHRAGEPVDSLRPVVDGPQIRDLQDSVRQVTVDDAIQEYLLNIIDATRRCGELQVGASTRGALCLYRASQALATVEGRDYVVPDDVKRLAVPVLAHRVIAKSYAHAGQRNALETLIQRLLDGILTPD, encoded by the coding sequence ATGGCGACGGAGATTCAAAATCGCGTCGCCGAGTTGGAAACCAACCTGGCCCAGGTGATCCTGGGAAAACCCGATGTCATCAGGATGTGCGTCGTGACGTTGCTGGCCGGCGAGCATCTGCTGCTCGAAGACGTGCCTGGAGTCGGCAAGACGCTGGTCGCCAAGGCCCTGGCAAAAAGCGTCAACGGCGACTTCTGCCGGATCCAGTTCACGCCGGACCTACTGCCGAGCGACATTATCGGCAGCAGTCTGTTCCAGGCCCAATCCGGCGAGTTCGTCTATAGCCGTGGGCCGATCTTCGCGAATATCGTGCTCGCCGATGAGATCAATCGCACGACTCCTCGCACGCAAAGCGCCCTGCTCGAGGCGATGAGCGATCGGCAGGTGTCCGTTGACGGGCAGACGCATCCGTTGCCGCTGCCGTTCATGGTGATTGCGACCCAGAATCCATTTGAATTCGAAGGGACGTATCCGCTCCCCGAAAGCCAGCTTGATCGGTTTCTGATGCGAATCTCGATCGGTTATCCGGGCCGCGGAGACGAACTGCAAGTGCTTTCCGCCCACCGCGCGGGAGAGCCGGTGGATTCGCTGCGGCCGGTCGTCGACGGCCCACAGATTCGCGACTTGCAGGACTCGGTGCGCCAGGTGACGGTTGACGACGCGATCCAAGAATACTTGCTGAACATCATCGACGCGACGCGGCGATGCGGCGAACTGCAAGTCGGCGCCAGCACTCGCGGCGCGCTCTGCCTGTACCGCGCGAGCCAGGCGCTGGCAACGGTCGAGGGGCGCGATTACGTCGTGCCCGACGATGTGAAGCGGCTCGCCGTGCCTGTGCTCGCGCATCGCGTGATCGCCAAGAGCTACGCCCACGCCGGCCAGCGAAACGCTCTGGAGACTTTGATCCAGAGGTTGCTCGACGGAATCCTGACACCTGACTAA
- a CDS encoding DUF58 domain-containing protein, with translation MKTQMLGKRRTRLTQEGWCFVLVLALVLVRASMKDINLMLAFAGMMAGALYFNWFALRTMLRRLQIRRQLPESVSAGDTATVELQATARHRGAALEIEDSFELAGSTRPEDRGRGIAVVPQVARGKSARAEYQVRFGRRGRYEFGMVRATSRYPFGLVSRTISLRQPGQLIVLPRLGRLTGRWTDVRRGPEPGARRVLQRQGLTEGDFYGMRDWRAGDSRRWIHWRTSARRGSLMVRQFEQPRSEDLTLLVDLWLPATPTPRDEENVELAVSFAATIVADVCRRGGCQLSVVVTGQALTSLSGGASRALARDALLQLALAEAAADSPSNEMIERGLNGGPTAGRIVLISTRSQSPNEAHCAAATSGTPQQTAALARMVRIDASGDELFEYFQID, from the coding sequence TTGAAAACGCAAATGCTCGGCAAACGGCGAACTCGATTGACGCAAGAGGGATGGTGCTTTGTCCTTGTCTTGGCGCTGGTGTTGGTGCGCGCCTCGATGAAGGACATCAACCTCATGCTGGCGTTCGCCGGGATGATGGCCGGAGCGCTCTATTTCAATTGGTTCGCGCTGAGAACGATGCTGCGCCGGTTGCAGATTCGCCGCCAACTGCCGGAATCGGTCTCTGCCGGCGACACCGCCACCGTGGAACTTCAAGCCACGGCCCGGCACCGAGGAGCGGCTCTTGAAATCGAGGACTCGTTTGAACTTGCCGGCTCAACGCGGCCGGAGGATCGCGGTCGAGGGATTGCCGTCGTTCCGCAGGTCGCCCGCGGAAAATCGGCTCGGGCCGAATATCAAGTCCGATTCGGTCGGCGTGGACGCTACGAATTCGGCATGGTTCGGGCGACAAGCCGCTATCCATTTGGCCTCGTTTCCCGCACGATCAGCCTTCGCCAGCCGGGGCAACTCATTGTGCTCCCGCGTCTCGGGCGACTAACCGGCCGCTGGACCGACGTCCGCCGCGGCCCCGAGCCGGGAGCACGCCGCGTTCTCCAGCGGCAAGGGCTGACGGAAGGGGATTTCTACGGCATGCGCGACTGGCGTGCGGGGGACAGCCGGCGGTGGATCCACTGGCGCACTTCGGCCCGCCGGGGGAGCCTGATGGTCAGGCAATTCGAGCAGCCGAGGAGCGAAGACCTCACGCTGTTGGTCGATCTCTGGCTGCCGGCGACTCCAACGCCGCGCGACGAGGAAAACGTCGAACTCGCCGTCAGCTTCGCGGCCACGATCGTCGCCGACGTCTGCCGGCGCGGGGGCTGCCAACTGTCAGTCGTCGTTACCGGGCAAGCATTGACCTCACTCAGCGGCGGGGCATCGCGAGCGCTGGCCCGCGACGCGCTCTTGCAGTTGGCCCTCGCGGAAGCCGCGGCAGACTCACCGTCGAACGAGATGATCGAGCGCGGTTTGAACGGCGGCCCAACTGCCGGGCGCATCGTGCTCATCAGCACTCGGTCCCAAAGTCCGAACGAAGCGCACTGCGCGGCGGCAACTTCCGGCACGCCGCAGCAGACCGCCGCGCTGGCCCGCATGGTGCGGATCGACGCGAGCGGAGATGAACTATTCGAGTATTTCCAGATCGATTGA